A single genomic interval of Nostoc commune NIES-4072 harbors:
- the aqpZ gene encoding aquaporin Z — protein sequence MSLTKRCLAEFIGTFWLVLGGCGSAVIAAAYTADAAKISESTSFPLGIGLVGVSLAFGLTVLTGAYAFGHISGSHFNPAVSFGLWAGKRFPGSDLLPYIVSQVIGAVVGAGIIYLIASGKAGFTLTGSNPLATNGYGTHSPGGYTLFACFISEVVMTFMFLLIILGVTDRRAPKGFAPLAIGFGLTLIHLISIPVTNTSVNPARSTGVALFAGVELFSQVWLFWIAPILGAILAGWLYVAVFSESTADERQNIEELV from the coding sequence ATGTCTCTAACTAAACGTTGCTTGGCCGAATTTATTGGTACATTCTGGCTTGTCTTAGGTGGTTGTGGTAGTGCTGTTATAGCCGCAGCCTACACCGCAGATGCAGCAAAAATCAGCGAAAGTACTTCTTTTCCACTAGGTATTGGATTAGTCGGTGTATCTCTGGCGTTTGGGCTTACCGTCCTCACAGGGGCTTATGCTTTTGGTCATATTTCTGGTAGTCATTTCAATCCAGCTGTTTCCTTTGGGCTGTGGGCAGGTAAACGCTTTCCTGGATCTGACTTACTACCTTACATCGTCTCTCAAGTAATCGGTGCGGTTGTTGGTGCGGGCATTATCTACCTGATTGCGAGTGGCAAAGCTGGATTTACCTTAACTGGCTCTAACCCATTGGCCACTAATGGCTACGGGACTCACTCTCCAGGTGGTTACACGCTCTTTGCTTGCTTCATTAGTGAAGTTGTGATGACTTTCATGTTTCTATTGATTATTTTGGGTGTAACTGATAGGCGTGCTCCTAAAGGATTTGCACCACTGGCAATTGGTTTTGGACTCACCTTAATTCACCTGATTAGCATTCCTGTAACCAATACCTCGGTCAATCCCGCCCGTAGTACTGGAGTTGCTCTATTTGCAGGTGTAGAACTCTTTTCCCAAGTTTGGCTGTTCTGGATAGCTCCGATTTTGGGAGCTATTTTAGCAGGATGGTTGTATGTAGCCGTCTTTAGTGAATCAACTGCGGACGAACGGCAAAACATCGAAGAGCTAGTCTAA